A region from the Phycisphaerae bacterium genome encodes:
- the ligA gene encoding NAD-dependent DNA ligase LigA translates to MSNKPTKRIEELRTQLREHDYRYYVLAKPTIPDREYDRLMEELQKLEDEHPDLVTPDSPTQRVGGEPIDRFRNVTHAVPMMSVDNTYSAEQLREFDARVAKGLGGDPYRYLVDPKIDGVAVSLTYERGQLTVAATRGDGRVGDDITHNVRTIASVPLRLRGEDFPEVLDVRGEIVWPTEAFERFNREREQRGEEPFANPRNATAGSLKQLDPKNIEGRGLLFIAHGFGRVEPATVDTSSELFAQLNAWGIPISAHTHTVDSMDEVIERLSEWDERRHSLPYETDGLVIKVDALDQRDALGATSKYPRWCIAYKFEPEQAESRILSVDFQVGKQGTITPRAVMEPVLLSGTTVRHASLHNFDQVDRLDVRIGDSVIVQKAGEIIPQVMSVVKEKRPRNAKRIERPAQCPECGGEVERDEGGVYVRCINPTCPAQLTERLIHFAGRNQMDIEGAGEKLVTLLVQKGFLKDYADFYHLHERRDELLQLERMGEKSLDNLLEGIEASKKQPLSRLLAALNIRHVGGSTAEVLAEHFAEEETSGKSNSTMERLREVCASGPMEEAEARLEEIEGVGPELAYSIVHFFRSEEGRRVVDRLMAVDPPLNMNQPRRETSGKQPFAGMTIVVTGTLKTLGRKEAQDLIKSLGGKSAGSVSKKTDLVVVGESPGSKLDKATELGIKTVEEEEFLKMAGIE, encoded by the coding sequence ATGTCCAATAAGCCCACCAAACGAATCGAGGAACTCCGCACGCAGCTCCGCGAGCACGACTACCGCTACTACGTGCTCGCCAAGCCCACCATTCCCGACCGCGAATACGACCGGCTGATGGAGGAGCTTCAAAAGCTGGAGGACGAACACCCCGATCTGGTCACTCCGGACTCTCCCACCCAGCGCGTCGGCGGCGAGCCCATCGACCGCTTTCGCAACGTCACCCACGCCGTGCCCATGATGTCCGTGGACAACACCTACTCGGCCGAGCAGTTGCGCGAGTTCGACGCCCGCGTCGCCAAGGGGCTTGGCGGTGATCCCTACCGCTACCTTGTCGATCCCAAGATCGACGGCGTGGCCGTGTCGCTCACCTACGAGCGCGGACAACTCACCGTGGCCGCCACGCGAGGCGACGGCCGGGTCGGCGACGACATCACCCACAACGTCCGCACAATCGCTTCCGTGCCGCTGCGACTTCGTGGCGAGGACTTCCCCGAGGTGCTCGACGTTCGCGGGGAGATCGTCTGGCCGACAGAAGCGTTCGAGCGTTTCAACCGGGAGCGCGAGCAACGCGGCGAGGAGCCGTTCGCCAATCCGCGAAACGCCACGGCCGGTTCGCTCAAGCAGCTCGACCCGAAGAACATCGAGGGGCGCGGGCTGCTGTTCATCGCGCACGGTTTCGGCCGGGTGGAGCCCGCGACCGTGGACACGTCTTCGGAGCTGTTCGCACAGTTGAACGCGTGGGGCATACCCATCAGCGCCCACACGCACACCGTCGATTCCATGGACGAGGTCATTGAGCGACTCTCCGAATGGGACGAGCGCCGGCATTCACTTCCCTATGAGACCGACGGGCTGGTGATCAAGGTCGATGCCCTTGACCAGCGCGACGCGCTCGGTGCGACCAGCAAGTACCCGCGGTGGTGCATCGCCTACAAGTTCGAACCCGAGCAGGCCGAGAGCCGCATCCTTTCCGTGGATTTCCAGGTGGGGAAACAGGGAACCATCACGCCGCGGGCGGTGATGGAGCCCGTGCTCCTTTCCGGCACGACCGTCCGCCACGCCTCGCTGCACAACTTCGACCAGGTGGACCGGCTCGACGTGCGCATTGGCGATTCGGTGATCGTGCAGAAGGCCGGGGAGATCATTCCCCAAGTGATGAGCGTCGTGAAAGAAAAGCGGCCTCGCAATGCGAAGCGAATCGAGCGGCCCGCCCAGTGCCCGGAATGCGGCGGCGAAGTGGAGCGCGACGAAGGGGGCGTGTACGTCCGCTGCATCAACCCCACATGTCCGGCGCAACTCACCGAGCGGCTGATTCACTTCGCGGGGCGCAACCAGATGGACATCGAAGGCGCGGGGGAGAAGCTGGTCACGCTGCTCGTGCAGAAGGGGTTTCTTAAGGATTACGCGGATTTTTACCATTTGCACGAACGCCGTGATGAACTGCTGCAACTGGAGCGCATGGGCGAGAAGAGCCTGGACAACCTGCTGGAGGGTATCGAGGCGAGCAAGAAGCAGCCGTTGTCCCGACTGCTCGCGGCGCTGAACATTCGCCACGTGGGAGGCAGCACGGCCGAGGTGCTCGCGGAGCACTTCGCGGAAGAGGAAACCAGCGGCAAGTCGAACTCGACCATGGAGCGCCTTCGCGAAGTATGTGCGTCGGGACCAATGGAGGAGGCCGAGGCGCGTTTGGAGGAAATCGAGGGCGTCGGGCCTGAATTGGCGTACAGCATCGTGCATTTCTTCCGCAGTGAGGAAGGCCGGCGGGTGGTGGATCGGCTGATGGCGGTCGATCCGCCGCTCAACATGAACCAGCCGCGGAGGGAGACGTCCGGCAAGCAGCCCTTCGCGGGCATGACCATTGTCGTGACGGGAACATTGAAGACGCTCGGGCGGAAGGAAGCGCAGGACCTCATCAAATCCCTCGGCGGCAAGTCGGCCGGCAGCGTGAGCAAGAAGACCGACCTCGTCGTCGTGGGCGAATCCCCCGGCTCGAAACTGGACAAGGCCACGGAGTTGGGGATCAAGACGGTCGAGGAGGAGGAGTTTTTGAAGATGGCGGGGATCGAGTGA
- a CDS encoding ATP-binding cassette domain-containing protein: MRKRKKKKREKAVRGQRSASTAGAIPAAGMIAAERAAGTGDGDGLRWLSVVGARQNNLRNITASIPLGRFVCVTGVSGSGKSSLVNDILREALSRELNGATTAQPGAHERIEGDEHLDKIIDIDQTPIGRTPRSNPATYIKVFDEIRALYAKLPDSRVRGYKPGRFSFNVPSGADGGGRCEACEGNGSNRLSMDFLADVWVTCPVCEGRRFNRETLQILFKGKNIADVLDMDVQEALQHFANVPKIEAMLHTLHDVGLDYVKLGQSSTTLSGGEAQRIKLARELVKRSTGRTLYVLDEPTTGLHFEDIRKLLAVLHGFVDAGNTVLVIEHNLDVIKTADWIIDLGPEGGAGGGRIVAEGTPEQVAKSKKSHTGAALREMFEDMSSRRLKPAAQKMRGGPDSVEDSRGLKPAAQKIRGDAITVVGAKQHNLKDITVEIPRGKTTVCCGPSGSGKTSLAVDTLYAEGQRRYVESLSAYARQFLGRMQPPKVEHVHGLSPAICIEQKTATKSPRSTVGTITEIYDYLRILWARIGIPHCPRCEKPVGTQTADEIVERVLGLGEGTKVLLLAPVEPTGQETYEALLRRERANGYARARIDGAIHELDQSIEIDRRRKHRVELVIDRVVVRKKQASRLADSVEQALAVGQGVMIAGVLESDDRAGGELRFSQHRSCQTCGTSFEELTPHHFSFNNALGWCESCEGLGVQQGASASTIVVHPTQSIAAGAIGAWGALTPGTKLHALVGALADHAGFDLHTPWNRMAENHRLAVLHGTGDAWVSVQPPTEEGNKRRRGSGRTDGSAAGNGSAVRFRWRGFFPAIARATQISWQYRKRLEDFVTEVPCEACRGSRLRPDAAAVRLAERTLLNVCSMSLGEALRWIEGLRLSARERHVAGELLHEITSRLRFLVDVGLEYLSLHRSAATLSGGESQRIQLAAQIGTGLTGVLYVLDEPTIGLHPRDNARLVRALGRLRDLGNTLVLVEHDREVIDSADHVLDFGPGAGTFGGEITANGSPRKLRRDRKSLTGAYLSARESIAVPSNRRVVPAEPRTDVVALDEADTATAESKGTTSRKRKTGKGKRTAAGDEAVQWITVRGARENNLQEIDVPFPLGRFTCVTGVSGSGKSTLVSDILYNAAAARIHRARLVPGGHEGISGLEHIDKVINVDQSPIGNSPSSNPATYTGVFDLIRELFAKLPVSRIRGYTPNRFSFNRPGGRCEACEGMGQKCIEMHFLPDVWVECEVCRGKRYTTETLEAQYRGRSIADVLDMRVNEALELFESVPRLRRMLQTLDDVGLGYVQLGQAAPTLSGGEAQRVKLAGELGRPSTGKTLYILDEPTTGLHFDDLKKLLRVLHRLVDLGNTVICIEHNLDVIKTADWVIDLGPEAGDAGGTIVVAGAPERIAATKASHTGKALAPVLEAGPVAAREIFDANQLAAESMDSARPLNLGDDVRMPWDRDGRTWHTADHVDHKGEPVQWDPALLVWLVETMESVEGFAPTDWNHRTRVEIKAPGSVPWFAHLRTSGRDLIDITIRVPNDTFTASDVSKLGIKTLDERRDLPIYGQWDRARLRRGIIGWQDVRLFLRDFQDVNRKTVGAFLRRAAGAYLSHVRKLREDPDAGQPWKTEGINWHLSQKSINPKTRAKWPPSLLMALVGCFKALERTLVFDWNSKVSGSFALPNESKPIGKLVTNMARGIRVELRAPAKVLTPVRIMSLGEDAEVKRSPDYDRVTFWVRSLNQIDTKQLLDVWRVCTAPREDERLRSA; encoded by the coding sequence GTGAGGAAGCGGAAGAAGAAAAAAAGGGAGAAGGCGGTCCGGGGACAACGGTCGGCGTCCACGGCTGGGGCAATCCCCGCGGCAGGGATGATCGCGGCGGAACGCGCAGCGGGCACGGGGGACGGGGACGGTCTGCGCTGGTTGAGCGTGGTCGGGGCGCGGCAGAACAACCTGCGGAACATCACGGCGTCGATTCCGCTGGGGCGATTCGTCTGCGTAACGGGGGTGTCGGGCAGCGGGAAGAGCTCGCTGGTGAACGACATTCTGCGCGAGGCGCTCTCCCGCGAACTGAACGGGGCCACGACGGCCCAGCCCGGTGCGCACGAGCGAATCGAGGGGGACGAGCATCTCGACAAGATCATCGACATTGACCAGACGCCGATCGGACGGACGCCGCGATCGAACCCGGCGACGTACATCAAGGTGTTTGACGAGATCCGGGCATTGTACGCGAAGCTGCCGGACTCGCGGGTGCGGGGGTACAAGCCGGGGCGGTTCAGCTTCAACGTGCCCAGCGGGGCGGACGGCGGCGGGCGGTGCGAGGCGTGCGAGGGGAACGGCTCGAACCGGCTGTCGATGGACTTCCTGGCCGACGTGTGGGTGACGTGCCCGGTGTGCGAGGGCAGACGCTTCAACCGCGAGACGCTCCAGATTCTGTTCAAGGGCAAGAACATCGCGGACGTGCTGGACATGGACGTGCAGGAGGCGCTCCAGCATTTCGCCAACGTGCCGAAGATCGAGGCCATGCTGCACACGCTGCACGACGTGGGGCTGGACTACGTGAAGCTGGGGCAGTCGTCGACGACGCTCTCGGGTGGGGAGGCGCAACGGATCAAGCTGGCGCGGGAACTGGTGAAGCGGTCCACGGGAAGAACGCTGTACGTGCTCGACGAGCCGACGACGGGGTTGCACTTCGAGGATATTCGCAAGCTGCTGGCCGTGCTGCACGGGTTTGTTGATGCGGGAAATACCGTTTTGGTGATCGAGCACAACCTCGATGTGATCAAGACGGCCGACTGGATTATCGATCTCGGTCCGGAGGGCGGCGCGGGCGGCGGGCGGATCGTGGCGGAAGGCACGCCGGAGCAGGTGGCGAAGTCGAAGAAGTCGCATACGGGTGCGGCGCTGCGGGAGATGTTTGAAGACATGAGTTCGCGCAGGCTGAAGCCTGCGGCTCAGAAGATGCGCGGTGGGCCAGACTCCGTTGAAGACTCGCGCGGGCTGAAGCCCGCCGCTCAGAAGATTCGCGGCGATGCAATCACTGTCGTCGGGGCGAAGCAGCACAATCTGAAAGACATCACCGTGGAGATTCCACGCGGGAAGACGACGGTGTGCTGCGGGCCGAGTGGGAGCGGGAAGACCAGTCTGGCGGTGGACACACTCTATGCCGAAGGTCAGCGGCGCTATGTCGAGTCGCTGAGCGCGTACGCACGGCAGTTCCTCGGGCGGATGCAGCCGCCGAAGGTGGAACACGTTCATGGGCTCTCCCCCGCGATCTGCATCGAGCAGAAAACCGCGACCAAGTCGCCGCGTTCGACGGTGGGAACGATCACCGAAATCTACGACTACCTGCGGATTCTCTGGGCGCGGATCGGTATTCCACACTGCCCACGGTGCGAGAAACCCGTGGGCACGCAGACGGCCGACGAGATCGTGGAGCGTGTGCTGGGCCTGGGCGAAGGGACGAAGGTGCTGCTGCTCGCCCCGGTGGAACCCACGGGGCAGGAGACGTACGAGGCGTTGCTGCGCCGCGAGCGGGCCAACGGATATGCGCGGGCGCGCATCGACGGCGCGATACACGAGCTCGATCAGTCCATCGAGATCGATCGCCGTCGAAAGCATCGCGTGGAGCTGGTTATCGATCGGGTCGTCGTGCGGAAGAAGCAGGCATCGCGGCTGGCGGACAGCGTGGAGCAGGCTCTGGCCGTGGGTCAGGGCGTGATGATCGCCGGCGTACTCGAGTCCGACGATCGCGCGGGAGGCGAATTGCGGTTTTCGCAGCATCGATCGTGCCAAACCTGTGGCACCAGCTTCGAGGAACTGACGCCCCACCACTTCTCTTTCAATAATGCACTGGGATGGTGTGAGTCGTGCGAGGGGCTGGGGGTGCAGCAGGGAGCCAGCGCCTCGACGATTGTCGTGCATCCGACGCAGTCCATCGCCGCGGGAGCGATTGGTGCGTGGGGCGCGCTCACGCCGGGGACGAAGCTGCACGCGCTGGTCGGCGCGCTGGCCGATCATGCGGGCTTCGACCTGCACACGCCGTGGAACCGGATGGCGGAGAATCACCGGCTGGCCGTGCTGCACGGCACGGGTGATGCGTGGGTCAGCGTGCAGCCGCCCACCGAAGAAGGAAACAAGAGACGACGAGGTTCCGGTCGCACGGATGGTTCCGCTGCGGGCAACGGGAGTGCCGTTCGCTTTCGCTGGCGCGGGTTCTTCCCTGCGATTGCCCGAGCGACGCAGATCAGTTGGCAATATCGCAAGCGGCTGGAAGATTTCGTTACCGAGGTTCCGTGCGAAGCGTGTCGTGGAAGTCGACTTCGTCCCGATGCCGCGGCCGTTCGACTGGCGGAGCGCACGCTTCTGAACGTCTGCTCGATGTCGCTGGGCGAGGCACTCCGCTGGATCGAAGGACTTCGCCTCTCGGCGCGCGAGCGGCACGTTGCCGGCGAGCTCCTGCATGAGATCACGTCGCGGCTGCGCTTCCTGGTAGACGTTGGGCTCGAATACCTGTCGCTGCACCGCTCGGCCGCAACGCTGTCGGGTGGTGAGTCGCAGCGGATCCAGCTCGCCGCACAGATCGGCACGGGGCTCACCGGCGTGCTGTACGTACTTGACGAACCGACCATCGGACTTCATCCCCGCGACAACGCCCGGCTGGTTCGTGCGTTGGGCAGGCTCCGCGACCTGGGCAACACGCTGGTGCTGGTGGAGCACGACCGCGAGGTGATCGACTCGGCGGATCACGTGCTGGACTTCGGTCCCGGCGCCGGGACGTTCGGAGGAGAGATCACCGCGAATGGTTCGCCGAGAAAGTTGCGTCGCGATCGCAAGTCGCTGACCGGGGCGTACCTGTCGGCGCGGGAGTCGATCGCGGTTCCATCGAATCGGCGGGTGGTTCCGGCCGAGCCGCGAACGGACGTGGTGGCATTGGATGAAGCGGATACGGCAACGGCCGAATCCAAGGGCACCACATCGCGCAAGCGGAAGACGGGGAAGGGGAAACGTACGGCGGCGGGTGATGAAGCGGTGCAGTGGATTACCGTGCGCGGTGCCCGCGAGAACAATCTTCAGGAAATCGATGTTCCCTTCCCATTGGGGCGGTTCACTTGTGTGACCGGCGTCTCCGGCAGCGGCAAGAGCACGCTCGTTTCGGACATTCTCTACAATGCAGCGGCGGCGCGGATCCACCGCGCCCGACTGGTCCCCGGCGGGCACGAGGGAATCAGCGGGCTCGAGCACATCGACAAGGTGATCAACGTCGATCAATCGCCGATCGGAAACAGCCCGTCGAGCAACCCCGCCACTTACACGGGCGTTTTCGACCTGATCCGCGAACTCTTCGCGAAGCTGCCGGTCAGCCGCATTCGCGGGTATACACCCAACCGCTTCAGCTTCAATCGTCCCGGCGGGCGCTGCGAAGCGTGCGAGGGCATGGGGCAGAAATGCATCGAGATGCACTTCCTGCCCGACGTGTGGGTGGAGTGCGAAGTGTGTCGCGGGAAGCGCTACACGACGGAGACGCTGGAGGCGCAATATCGCGGGCGGAGCATCGCCGACGTCCTGGATATGCGCGTCAACGAGGCGCTGGAACTGTTCGAGAGCGTGCCGCGCCTGCGGCGGATGCTGCAAACGCTCGATGACGTTGGACTCGGGTACGTGCAACTCGGGCAGGCGGCGCCGACGCTTTCCGGCGGCGAGGCGCAACGCGTGAAACTGGCGGGTGAACTCGGACGGCCTTCGACCGGGAAGACGTTGTACATTCTCGATGAGCCCACGACGGGATTGCATTTCGACGACTTGAAGAAGCTGCTCCGCGTGCTGCACCGACTGGTCGATCTGGGCAACACGGTCATCTGCATCGAGCACAATCTTGACGTGATCAAGACGGCCGACTGGGTGATTGATCTCGGTCCGGAAGCGGGCGACGCCGGCGGCACGATCGTGGTCGCGGGAGCGCCGGAGCGGATCGCGGCGACGAAGGCGTCGCACACGGGCAAGGCGCTGGCACCGGTTCTCGAAGCCGGTCCGGTTGCGGCGCGGGAGATTTTCGATGCAAACCAACTGGCGGCGGAGTCGATGGACTCCGCGAGACCGCTCAATCTCGGCGACGACGTGCGTATGCCCTGGGATCGCGACGGGCGGACGTGGCACACGGCCGATCACGTCGATCACAAGGGCGAGCCGGTGCAGTGGGATCCGGCGCTGCTGGTCTGGCTCGTGGAGACGATGGAGTCAGTGGAGGGATTTGCGCCGACGGACTGGAACCATCGCACCCGAGTTGAGATCAAGGCGCCGGGCAGCGTACCCTGGTTCGCACATCTTCGCACCAGCGGACGCGACCTGATTGACATCACGATCCGAGTTCCGAATGACACGTTTACGGCATCGGACGTCAGCAAGCTGGGAATCAAGACGCTCGACGAGCGCCGCGACCTGCCCATCTACGGACAGTGGGACCGGGCGCGACTGCGGCGGGGGATCATCGGCTGGCAGGACGTGCGATTGTTTCTACGTGATTTCCAGGACGTGAACAGAAAGACAGTCGGAGCATTCCTGCGCCGCGCGGCCGGGGCGTATCTCTCGCACGTGCGCAAGCTCCGCGAAGACCCCGACGCCGGTCAGCCGTGGAAGACGGAGGGCATCAACTGGCATTTGTCGCAGAAGTCGATCAACCCCAAGACGCGTGCCAAGTGGCCGCCGTCGCTGCTAATGGCCCTCGTGGGGTGTTTCAAGGCGCTCGAGCGGACCTTGGTCTTCGATTGGAACAGCAAGGTCTCGGGTTCGTTCGCGCTGCCCAATGAATCCAAGCCGATCGGCAAACTTGTGACCAACATGGCCCGGGGGATTCGCGTCGAGCTGCGAGCGCCGGCGAAAGTGCTGACGCCGGTGCGGATCATGTCGCTGGGGGAGGATGCGGAGGTCAAGCGGAGTCCGGACTACGATCGCGTGACGTTCTGGGTGCGCTCGCTCAACCAGATCGACACGAAACAGCTTCTGGACGTGTGGCGCGTGTGCACCGCTCCGCGCGAGGACGAAAGGCTGCGCTCGGCATGA
- a CDS encoding transposase has translation MLNRKIESGRASSLESPTSWEGKRKRCKRYDNPGEAHALTFSCYRRQPFLRSDRACRWFLDALEVARGELGFEAWAYVIMPEHVHLIVFPGESEAKVSEILLAIKRPVARKANWFVSKSAPHIAVRMRDEGPSGRIQYRFWQRGGGYDRNLVRDATVYRTIDYIHANPVRRGLVEFPEDWKWSSAAQYAGSADVPFLADLSGVSLRC, from the coding sequence TTGTTGAACAGGAAGATCGAAAGCGGACGCGCTTCTTCGCTCGAATCCCCAACGTCTTGGGAGGGGAAGAGAAAGCGCTGCAAGCGATACGACAACCCGGGTGAAGCTCACGCACTCACGTTCAGTTGTTATCGACGTCAGCCTTTTCTTCGGAGCGACCGCGCTTGCCGGTGGTTTCTCGACGCACTCGAAGTGGCGAGAGGGGAATTGGGCTTTGAGGCATGGGCGTACGTCATTATGCCCGAGCACGTGCACCTGATCGTCTTTCCGGGAGAATCGGAAGCGAAGGTCTCCGAGATTCTCTTGGCAATCAAACGACCCGTCGCCCGGAAAGCCAACTGGTTCGTATCCAAATCGGCACCTCATATCGCGGTACGCATGAGAGATGAAGGGCCGAGCGGGCGTATTCAGTATCGCTTCTGGCAACGTGGCGGTGGGTACGACCGGAATCTCGTTCGCGATGCGACGGTCTACCGAACCATCGACTACATTCATGCCAATCCCGTGCGGCGCGGGCTCGTGGAATTCCCCGAGGACTGGAAGTGGTCCAGCGCCGCCCAATATGCCGGGTCGGCAGACGTTCCGTTTCTCGCGGACCTCTCTGGTGTGTCGCTCCGGTGTTGA
- a CDS encoding acyltransferase: MPDFDTFKQTKYFGSLDALRCLSILAVIWHHTGASYFPDSALAGRGHLGVQLFFAISGFLITTLLLRERERHGGISLRDFYLRRSLRIFPLYYTVLLIYTLLVVVVETDAVARAAFFRHLPYYLTYTSNWFVEPGEGRVIFFFAWSLATEEQFYLVWPPLEKYAGERRALYVMLVVIAFILAAYSGLTNAVLPVGSFAHTVISSIALPICMGVVIAHLLHSRRGFEIVGRILGYRWASAMVALALITVLCGPGYSEPLIFALMALLVLTCVIREDHMLSRFYRWRMVQHIGVVSYGMYLAHMLAFNAMKRVTHAVDVQTPLVLFSGTVILTAGVASLSFCYYESWFRRFKERFAR; this comes from the coding sequence ATGCCAGACTTCGACACCTTTAAGCAGACGAAGTACTTCGGCTCGCTCGACGCTCTTCGTTGCCTCAGCATTCTTGCGGTTATCTGGCACCATACCGGTGCAAGCTACTTCCCTGATTCGGCGTTGGCCGGCAGGGGGCATCTTGGCGTGCAGTTGTTCTTCGCGATTAGCGGCTTCCTGATCACGACCCTGCTCCTGCGCGAGCGCGAACGGCACGGAGGCATCTCGCTGCGAGATTTCTACCTGCGGCGTTCACTACGGATCTTCCCACTCTATTATACGGTGTTGCTCATCTACACTCTTCTAGTGGTCGTCGTGGAAACGGATGCTGTTGCCCGCGCCGCGTTTTTCCGACACCTGCCCTACTATCTCACCTACACGTCCAACTGGTTTGTTGAGCCCGGCGAGGGACGGGTCATCTTCTTCTTCGCGTGGTCGCTCGCGACTGAAGAGCAGTTCTATCTCGTGTGGCCGCCGCTGGAAAAGTACGCCGGGGAAAGGCGCGCATTGTATGTCATGCTCGTAGTCATCGCCTTCATCCTTGCCGCTTACTCGGGACTGACCAATGCGGTGCTGCCCGTCGGATCGTTCGCACACACCGTCATCAGCAGCATCGCACTCCCCATCTGTATGGGCGTCGTCATCGCCCACCTCCTGCACAGCCGGCGCGGCTTCGAGATTGTGGGTCGTATCCTCGGTTACCGCTGGGCCAGTGCGATGGTGGCGCTGGCGCTCATCACGGTACTCTGCGGACCGGGGTATTCGGAGCCACTGATCTTCGCGTTGATGGCTCTGTTGGTACTCACATGCGTAATTCGCGAGGATCACATGCTGTCCCGCTTCTATCGGTGGCGAATGGTCCAGCACATCGGCGTGGTGAGCTACGGGATGTACCTTGCGCACATGCTGGCTTTCAACGCCATGAAGCGTGTCACCCACGCCGTGGATGTTCAAACCCCTCTCGTCCTCTTTTCGGGCACGGTCATTCTGACGGCCGGAGTCGCATCGCTCAGCTTCTGCTATTATGAGAGTTGGTTTCGGCGCTTCAAAGAGCGGTTTGCACGGTAG
- the sucD gene encoding succinate--CoA ligase subunit alpha yields MSILVNRETKVICQGITGQAGAFHTAQCLAYGTKMVGGVTPGKGGTKSEHGLPVFNNCHDAVLATGADVSMIFVPAAFAADAAMEAADAGCSLVVLITEGIPTLDMVRARHFLDEKKVLLIGPNCPGIITPGECKIGIMPGYIHKPRAEGDKAVGIISRSGTLTYEAVWQCTTRNIAQSTCIGIGGDPVKGLNFIELLDFFEKDEQTDAIIMIGEIGGSDEEEAARHISRHITKPVTAFIAGQTAPPGKRMGHAGAIISGGEGTAASKVKALKDAGVAVADTPAKIGETLAGLIG; encoded by the coding sequence ATGAGCATCCTGGTAAACCGGGAAACCAAGGTCATCTGTCAGGGCATCACCGGGCAGGCCGGGGCGTTCCACACGGCGCAGTGTCTGGCCTATGGGACGAAGATGGTCGGCGGGGTGACGCCGGGCAAGGGCGGGACGAAGTCCGAGCATGGGCTGCCGGTGTTCAACAACTGCCACGACGCGGTGCTGGCCACGGGGGCGGACGTGTCCATGATCTTCGTTCCGGCGGCGTTCGCGGCGGATGCGGCGATGGAGGCGGCCGACGCGGGTTGCTCGCTGGTGGTGCTCATTACGGAGGGCATCCCCACGCTGGACATGGTTCGCGCCCGGCACTTTCTGGACGAGAAGAAGGTGCTGCTGATCGGCCCGAACTGCCCGGGTATCATCACGCCGGGGGAATGCAAGATCGGGATCATGCCGGGGTACATCCACAAGCCGCGGGCGGAGGGGGACAAGGCCGTGGGGATTATCTCGCGCAGCGGCACGCTGACGTACGAGGCGGTGTGGCAGTGCACGACGCGGAACATCGCCCAGAGCACGTGCATCGGCATCGGCGGCGACCCGGTGAAGGGGCTGAATTTCATCGAGCTGCTGGACTTCTTCGAGAAGGACGAGCAGACGGACGCGATCATCATGATCGGGGAGATCGGGGGTAGCGACGAGGAGGAGGCCGCGCGGCATATCTCGCGGCATATCACCAAGCCGGTGACGGCGTTCATCGCGGGGCAGACGGCTCCGCCGGGCAAGCGGATGGGGCATGCCGGGGCGATCATCAGCGGGGGCGAGGGGACGGCGGCGTCGAAGGTTAAGGCGCTGAAGGACGCGGGGGTGGCCGTGGCGGATACGCCGGCGAAGATCGGGGAGACGCTGGCGGGGTTGATTGGGTAG
- a CDS encoding EVE domain-containing protein encodes MNRWLVKSDPGEYGFADLERERRTRWDGVRNAQALINLRKMQKGDAVLIYHTGDKKQIVGLAEVASNPYIDPEADDDRTVVVDLKAKGRVARPVSLGEIKKDERFAEFALVRNSRLSVMPVSEREWKALAEMGEFSA; translated from the coding sequence ATGAATCGCTGGCTGGTGAAGTCTGATCCGGGGGAGTACGGGTTTGCCGATCTGGAGCGGGAGAGGCGAACGCGATGGGACGGGGTGCGGAACGCGCAGGCGCTGATCAACCTGCGGAAGATGCAGAAGGGCGACGCGGTTCTGATCTATCACACCGGGGACAAGAAGCAGATCGTGGGGCTGGCGGAGGTGGCGTCGAATCCGTACATCGACCCGGAGGCGGACGACGACCGGACGGTGGTGGTGGATTTGAAGGCGAAGGGTCGGGTGGCGCGGCCGGTGTCGCTGGGAGAGATCAAGAAGGACGAGCGATTCGCCGAGTTCGCACTGGTGAGGAATTCGAGGCTGTCGGTGATGCCGGTGAGCGAGAGGGAGTGGAAGGCGCTCGCGGAGATGGGGGAATTCTCCGCGTAG